The segment CCCTCCTTCCCGGCGCCGCCCTGCCAGCAGGCGACGGAAGTTGTCCCCCAGGAGGCCCCGTTCCACCTCGGGCGGCAGCCCCAGGCGCCTTAAGCGGCTCAATTGCGCTGCGGGGTCGCCGAAGGGGTAGTCGCTGCCAAAGAAGAGGCGCTCACTGCCATAGCGGCTCAGGTAATCCTCGATCTCCCCGGGGGAGGCCAGGGAGGTGTCGGCGTACACGAAGGGGAGGTCCCACACTCCGGCCCGGGCCAAGGCGTGGTAACCGCCGTTTAA is part of the Desulfobaccales bacterium genome and harbors:
- a CDS encoding amidohydrolase family protein, coding for MFFVWNDFAWEELGEEYAAIKWHRHADEPEYHYGDPRCREFLAEVEKRRLPILLEETFANTLFFIEKLLPPGVPLIIPHLGGLNGGYHALARAGVWDLPFVYADTSLASPGEIEDYLSRYGSERLFFGSDYPFGDPAAQLSRLRRLGLPPEVERGLLGDNFRRLLAGRRREGGGRRG